The following are encoded together in the Penicillium digitatum chromosome 3, complete sequence genome:
- a CDS encoding Glucokinase GlkA, putative, translated as MSSSLLDQATRIARDFDYPAEKVQRGVAEYIKQSNEGLTQEGTTLSQIPTFVTAVPNGTERGLYLAVDLGGTNFRVCSVLLHGDTTFSLTQSKILIPRELMASGTSKDLFLFLARQIESFLRIHHNEHFEAHQLRRREDYKEEDMFDLGFTFSFPVRQCGINRGTLIRWTKGFNIPDAVGHDVCALLQSAIDVLNLPVRVAALVNDTVGTLMARSYTSPGKTGTFLGAIFGTGTNGAYLEKTKNITKLQHMKDAHFDDPTGEMIINAEWGSFDNHMSVLPTTVFDDELDADSNNPGVQMFEKRVSGMFLGEILRRALLSLHRNTDLGLFKANENSKVVIPEGSMLFRQWGLDTSMLSSVEADSSKDLVDVKTALKDHLEIENPSFEECQAVKIIVHAIGKRAARLSAVPLAAILVHTNKLETDDIIDIGVDGSLVEFYPNFEGYMREALREVPQVGVAGDKKIRIGISKDGSGVGAALIALIANKDNGLEIPREN; from the exons ATGTCTTCTTCATTATTGGACCAGGCCACGCGCATTGCGCGTGACTTCGACTACCCCGCCGAGAAAGTGCAACGCGGGGTTGCCGAGTACATCAAGCAGTCCAACGAGGGCTTGACCCAAGAGGGCACCACCTTGAGCCAAATTCCTACCTTCGTGACTGCAGTGCCAAATGGCACAGAAAGG GGCCTTTATTTGGCTGTGGATCTCGGTGGCACGAATTTCCGTGTGTGCTCGGTCCTCTTGCACGGCGATACTACCTTCTCCCTCACTCAATCCAAGATCCTCATTCCTCGGGAGTTGATGGCCTCCGGCACCTCGAAGGATCTCTTCCTGTTCCTGGCCCGCCAAATCGAATCATTCCTTCGCATTCACCACAATGAACATTTCGAGGCCCACCAGCTTCGCCGACGGGAGGATTACAAGGAAGAGGACATGTTCGATTTGGGCTTTACCTTCAGTTTCCCCGTGCGCCAGTGTGGCATCAACCGCGGAACACTGATCCGTTGGACCAAGGGCTTCAACATTCCTGATGCGGTTGGCCACGACGTTTGCGCGCTGCTTCAGTCCGCCATTGATGTTTTGAACCTGCCAGTACGTGTGGCTGCACTTGTGAACGATACCGTCGGTACTCTCATGGCCCGCTCATATACCTCGCCAGGCAAGACTGGCACTTTCCTGGGTGCCATTTTCGGAACCGGTACCAACGGTGCTTATCTGGAGAAGACCAAGAACATCACCAAGCTCCAGCACATGAAGGATGCCCACTTTGATGACCCCACAGGCGAGATGATCATCAACGCTGAATGGGGTAGCTTCGACAACCACATGAGCGTGTTACCTACCACGGTGTTCGATGATGAGCTCGATGCCGATAGCAACAACCCCGGTGTGCAGATGTTTGAGAAGCGTGTTTCAGGCATGTTCTTGGGTGAAATCTTGCGCCGTGCGCTCCTGTCTCTACACCGCAACACCGACCTGGGATTGTTCAAGGCCAACGAGAATTCCAAGGTCGTCATTCCAGAAGGATCGATGCTTTTCCGTCAATGGGGTCTTGACACCAGCATGCTGAGTTCAGTCGAGGCTGATAGCAGCAAGGACTTGGTGGATGTGAAGACCGCATTGAAGGATCACCTCGAAATTGAGAACCCCAGCTTTGAAGAATGCCAGGCCGTGAAAATCATAGTTCACGCCATTGGAAAACGTGCCGCTCGTCTGAGCGCTGTTCCGTTGGCTGCCATTCTCGTGCACACCAACAAACTTGAGACTGATGACATCATTGACATCGGTGTCGATGGCAGTCTCGTTGAATTCTATCCCAATTTTGAAGGGTATATGCGGGAGGCTTTGCGTGAAGTTCCTCAGGTCGGAGTTGCAGGCGACAAGAAGATCCGCATTGGTATTTCCAAGGATGGCAGCGGTGTTGGCGCAGCTCTGATTGCGCTCATCGCTAACAAGGATAATGGCCTCGAAATTCCCCGCGAGAACTAA
- a CDS encoding Aryl-alcohol dehydrogenase (AAD), putative encodes MSDFFAAAPEPATPLGRYRVLSSTAGVRVSPLQLGAMSIGDAWSQFMGSMSKEQSFALLDAFVAAGGNFIDTANNYQNEQSEAWIGEWMAARNNRDQIVLATKFTTDYRSHVVGKGNSPNACGNHKRSMILSVRDSLRKLQTDFIDVLYLHWWDHTTSIEEIMDSLHILVEQGKVMYLGISDSPAWVVAAANTYARAHGKTPFSIYQGRWNVMRRDFERDILPMARHFGMALAPWDVLGSGHFQSAKQIEERKKAGEGLRSIQGSEQTEEEARISEALATVAAEHGIESVTTIALAYVLCKAPNVFPLVGGRKIEHLHENIKALSIRLTDKQIEFLEAATNLDIGFPGNFIGVDPSTNGGKVGFLMGAAGHIDYVQAPRAIGYEPSK; translated from the coding sequence ATGAGTGATTTCTTCGCAGCTGCTCCTGAACCCGCCACCCCTCTGGGTCGGTACCGGGTCCTCTCCTCAACAGCAGGAGTCCGCGTCTCCCCCCTCCAGCTCGGTGCAATGTCCATCGGTGACGCCTGGAGCCAATTTATGGGCAGCATGAGCAAAGAACAATCTTTCGCACTGCTCGACGCCTTCGTTGCCGCCGGTGGCAACTTCATCGACACAGCAAACAACTATCAGAACGAGCAGTCGGAGGCCTGGATTGGCGAGTGGATGGCCGCACGCAACAACCGCGACCAGATCGTGCTAGCCACCAAGTTCACAACCGATTATCGCAGCCACGTAGTCGGGAAGGGCAACTCTCCTAACGCCTGCGGGAACCACAAGCGCAGCATGATCCTCAGCGTCCGTGACTCTCTCCGCAAACTCCAAACCGATTTCATCGATGTCCTCTACCTCCACTGGTGGGACCACACCACCTCCATCGAGGAAATCATGGACTCCCTCCACATACTCGTCGAGCAGGGCAAGGTCATGTACCTCGGGATCTCGGACTCACCCGCGTGGGTCGTTGCCGCGGCGAACACTTATGCGCGTGCGCACGGCAAAACGCCTTTCTCCATTTACCAGGGGCGGTGGAACGTGATGCGCCGCGACTTCGAGCGCGATATCCTGCCCATGGCGCGGCATTTCGGGATGGCGCTTGCGCCGTGGGATGTGCTTGGTAGTGGACATTTCCAGTCCGCGAAGCAGATCGAGGAGCGGAAGAAGGCGGGTGAGGGGCTGCGCAGTATTCAGGGATCTGAGCAGACGGAAGAAGAGGCGCGGATCTCCGAGGCGTTGGCCACGGTTGCCGCTGAGCATGGGATTGAGTCGGTTACTACCATCGCCTTGGCGTATGTGCTCTGCAAGGCGCCGAACGTGTTCCCGCTAGTGGGAGGCCGCAAGATTGAGCATCTCCATGAGAACATCAAGGCTTTGTCGATCCGGCTTACGGATAAGCAGATTGAGTTTTTGGAGGCGGCGACCAATCTTGACATTGGGTTCCCAGGTAACTTCATTGGAGTTGATCCGAGTACCAATGGTGGCAAGGTGGGTTTCCTGATGGGTGCTGCTGGTCACATCGATTATGTACAGGCACCTCGGGCTATTGGATACGAGCCTAGTAAATAG
- a CDS encoding putative altered inheritance of mitochondria protein 13, mitochondrial, whose translation MGAGNSKPEASAGSQHVFSSNSPVQFSSNLVDALQSTSETDSTRAKALELEIQNRVAQELQRLREREYQTLAEIEKRISESKDTISLPITAATAPLAPSTSGYPAGSLNLDAPRIPFAGRHHDPVPTVAAPQETAAAAQPVKRDISRDSVAVEIEQLRSKLDGRRKLVELDDRVAKARSDVTSCLQLNDRRPLNCWEEVDAFKREVARMEAAFVDRIVG comes from the exons ATGGGTGCTGGAAACTCTAAGCCCGAGGCTTCGGCTGGCTCACAACATGTGTTCTCCAG CAACTCTCCCGTCCAATTCTCCTCAAACCTAGTCGATGCACTCCAATCAACCTCAGAG ACCGACTCCACCCGCGCCAAAGCCCTGGAACTGGAGATCCAAAACCGTGTCGCGCAGGAACTGCAACGCCTCCGCGAACGCGAATATCAAACCCTCGCCGAGATCGAGAAGCGAATCTCCGAGTCCAAAGACACCATCTCCCTGCCCATCACAGCAGCGACTGCGCCCCTCGCCCCCTCTACCTCGGGTTACCCAGCCGGCTCACTGAACCTGGACGCACCGCGAATCCCCTTCGCCGGCCGCCACCACGACCCCGTACCTACAGTCGCCGCGCCGCAGGAAACCGCTGCCGCTGCACAGCCAGTCAAGCGCGATATCTCGCGCGACTCTGTAGCTGTTGAGATCGAACAGCTGCGGAGCAAGCTTGATGGGCGGAGGAAGCTCGTGGAACTCGATGATCGAGTTGCCAAGGCCCGCTCAGATGTTACTAGCTGTCTGCAGTTGAATGACCGCCGGCCATTGAACTGCTGGGAGGAGGTTGATGCGTTCAAGCGTGAGGTCGCACGCATGGAGGCCGCTTTCGTGGATCGCATTGTGGGTTAA